A window from Kribbella jejuensis encodes these proteins:
- a CDS encoding VOC family protein, translating into MPIKNVVVNCTDVERSVAFYTEFLELTPLGEPTSARAVLDAVTATVELRAVGNGRERSTWSPDDLQKGFRHLGFKVDRIDTRAAVLKAAGVEFKLDPLDAEGNVRICFFYDPDGTLLELIQGDLEYAEVLDADGVARERALGVPSRPRFDHVAVTIADRDATAAHYRDHHGFSFIGTIEQPHDHRGFHIGYLKGGDTVIEVFTYDVDTTGRAPQLDVAGFAYAELTGDVPALPAVESPDGTKVYVDPDGFTYAVGSGA; encoded by the coding sequence ATGCCGATCAAGAACGTCGTGGTCAACTGCACAGATGTCGAACGTTCCGTTGCCTTCTACACCGAGTTCCTCGAGCTCACGCCGTTGGGTGAACCAACGTCCGCGCGGGCGGTTCTCGACGCGGTGACCGCGACCGTCGAACTACGGGCCGTCGGCAACGGGCGGGAGCGGAGCACGTGGTCGCCGGACGATCTGCAGAAGGGCTTCCGCCACCTCGGTTTCAAGGTCGACCGCATCGACACGCGTGCCGCCGTACTGAAAGCCGCCGGGGTCGAGTTCAAGCTCGATCCGCTGGACGCCGAGGGCAACGTGCGGATCTGCTTCTTCTACGACCCGGACGGAACACTGCTCGAGCTGATCCAGGGCGACCTGGAGTACGCCGAGGTGCTCGACGCCGACGGGGTCGCGCGGGAGCGAGCGCTCGGCGTACCGTCCCGTCCGCGCTTCGACCACGTCGCGGTGACGATCGCGGACCGGGACGCGACCGCCGCGCACTACCGGGACCACCACGGATTCTCGTTCATCGGCACCATCGAGCAACCGCACGATCACCGCGGGTTCCACATCGGCTACCTCAAGGGTGGCGACACCGTGATCGAGGTCTTCACCTACGACGTGGACACGACCGGTCGCGCTCCGCAGTTGGACGTCGCGGGTTTCGCGTACGCCGAGCTGACCGGTGACGTGCCGGCGCTGCCGGCCGTCGAATCACCTGATGGGACGAAGGTCTACGTCGACCCCGACGGGTTCACGTACGCCGTAGGCTCGGGCGCGTGA
- a CDS encoding aldo/keto reductase, whose product MINNWLRPLGNTGLTVSAVCAGGSGIAGMPAVFGYDVTAQQAVDLVLRVFDSPLTWIDTSNGYGDGTSETRIGQAIREYGGLPGGFMVATKVDARDGDYSGARVRASVAESKERLGLDDLPLVYLHDPEFHDFDSMRDAVDTLMQLRADGEIGHVGLAGGDTGELSRYLDLGGFEVLLVHNRWSLVDHSAGPIFERARAEGIGVVNAAVYGGGILANPRGATKYAYREAPAALLDAVAEMDKACEEYGVDLATAALRHSTNDPGIAGTVVGITKPARVDALLAARDADLPSELLNRLGSLLPDRQYWVEKETT is encoded by the coding sequence GTGATCAACAACTGGCTCCGTCCGCTCGGCAACACCGGCCTGACCGTCTCGGCCGTCTGCGCCGGCGGCAGCGGTATCGCGGGGATGCCCGCCGTCTTCGGGTACGACGTGACCGCGCAGCAGGCGGTCGACCTGGTACTGCGGGTCTTCGACAGCCCGCTGACCTGGATCGACACCTCCAACGGGTACGGCGACGGCACCAGCGAGACCCGGATCGGCCAGGCGATCCGCGAGTACGGCGGGCTGCCCGGCGGGTTCATGGTCGCGACCAAGGTCGACGCCCGCGACGGCGACTACTCCGGCGCCCGGGTCCGCGCGAGTGTTGCCGAGAGCAAGGAACGGCTCGGGCTGGACGACCTTCCGTTGGTGTACCTGCACGATCCGGAGTTCCACGACTTCGACTCGATGCGGGACGCCGTCGACACCTTGATGCAGCTGCGCGCCGACGGCGAGATCGGCCACGTCGGCCTCGCGGGTGGTGACACCGGTGAGCTGTCGCGGTACCTCGACCTCGGCGGGTTCGAAGTACTGCTCGTCCACAACCGGTGGAGCCTGGTCGACCACTCCGCCGGCCCGATCTTCGAGCGCGCCCGCGCCGAGGGCATCGGGGTGGTGAACGCGGCCGTCTACGGCGGCGGGATCCTGGCGAACCCGCGCGGCGCGACGAAGTACGCCTACCGCGAGGCGCCGGCGGCGCTGCTGGACGCCGTGGCGGAGATGGACAAGGCGTGCGAGGAGTACGGCGTCGACCTCGCGACCGCGGCGCTGCGGCACTCGACGAACGACCCGGGGATCGCCGGAACGGTCGTCGGGATCACCAAGCCGGCCCGCGTCGACGCGCTGCTGGCCGCCCGCGATGCGGACCTCCCGAGCGAACTGCTTAACCGGTTAGGTAGCCTGCTCCCGGACAGGCAGTACTGGGTCGAGAAGGAGACGACGTGA
- a CDS encoding GH1 family beta-glucosidase, producing the protein MTNGFPSGFTWGAATASYQVEGAVSADGRGPSIWDTFAHTPGRISDGTNGDVAVEHYHRFADDIRLLADLGLTAYRFSIAWPRIMPDGLAGSANPAGLDFYRRLAEACLANGVTPYATLYHWDLPQPLEDAGGWLVRDTAYRFRDYAVAVHDGLSDVIKHWMTLNEPWCSAFLGYGNGEHAPGRTVGVDALKAAHHLLLGHGLALDAIRTEGSGGSAYGIALNPAPIHPASDSPADRDAARRIDGLRNRLFLEPLLSGQYPADVLEDTGTTEWFAAQEADLPLIAAPLDFLGVNYYCPTTVAAPDGPISTPGPSTQPGSENVVAVDTGLPTTQMGWPIQASGLRDILVAINKLAPELPLYVTENGSAYPDVVTADGQVEDDERLDYLRQHVAVCKDLVSEGFPLKGYFAWSLLDNFEWAWGYSRRFGIVYVDYATQQRIVKKSGRWLQDFLR; encoded by the coding sequence GTGACGAACGGCTTCCCGAGCGGGTTCACCTGGGGCGCGGCGACCGCGTCGTACCAGGTCGAGGGCGCGGTGTCGGCGGACGGCCGCGGGCCGAGCATCTGGGACACGTTCGCGCACACCCCGGGCCGGATCTCCGACGGTACGAACGGCGACGTCGCCGTGGAGCACTACCACCGGTTCGCCGACGACATCCGGCTGCTCGCGGACCTCGGGCTGACCGCGTACCGGTTCTCGATCGCCTGGCCGCGGATCATGCCGGACGGCCTTGCCGGATCTGCGAACCCGGCCGGCCTGGACTTCTACCGGCGGCTGGCGGAGGCCTGTCTGGCGAACGGCGTCACGCCGTACGCGACGCTCTACCACTGGGATCTGCCGCAGCCGCTCGAGGACGCGGGCGGCTGGCTCGTCCGCGACACCGCGTACCGGTTCCGCGACTACGCCGTTGCCGTGCATGACGGACTGTCGGACGTCATCAAGCACTGGATGACGCTGAACGAGCCGTGGTGTTCGGCCTTCCTCGGCTACGGGAACGGCGAGCACGCGCCGGGGCGGACCGTCGGCGTGGATGCGCTGAAGGCGGCTCATCACCTGCTGCTCGGACACGGTCTCGCGTTGGACGCGATCCGTACGGAGGGGTCAGGGGGTTCGGCGTACGGGATAGCGCTCAACCCGGCACCGATCCACCCTGCGTCCGACTCCCCCGCCGACCGGGACGCCGCGCGGCGGATCGACGGCCTGCGCAACCGGCTGTTCCTGGAGCCCTTGCTGTCGGGGCAGTACCCGGCCGACGTACTGGAGGACACCGGGACGACGGAGTGGTTCGCGGCGCAGGAGGCGGACCTGCCGCTGATCGCGGCGCCGCTCGACTTCCTCGGCGTGAACTACTACTGCCCGACCACGGTCGCCGCGCCGGACGGGCCGATCTCCACGCCTGGTCCGTCGACGCAGCCGGGCAGCGAGAATGTCGTTGCCGTCGACACCGGTCTGCCGACGACCCAGATGGGCTGGCCGATCCAGGCGTCCGGGCTGCGCGACATCCTGGTGGCGATCAACAAGCTGGCGCCGGAGTTGCCGTTGTACGTGACCGAGAACGGGTCGGCGTACCCTGATGTGGTGACCGCTGACGGCCAGGTCGAGGACGACGAGCGGCTCGACTACCTGCGGCAACACGTTGCCGTGTGCAAGGACCTGGTGAGCGAAGGATTCCCGTTGAAGGGGTACTTCGCGTGGTCGCTGCTCGACAACTTCGAGTGGGCCTGGGGCTACAGCAGGCGGTTCGGGATCGTGTACGTCGACTACGCGACCCAGCAGCGCATCGTGAAGAAGAGCGGCCGCTGGCTGCAGGACTTCCTTCGCTAG
- a CDS encoding ROK family transcriptional regulator, whose protein sequence is MLRGATAQETHSAILDLIRSSGTVTRVDLAEQSGLTGASISRVVKRLLADGLIIETGYGDPTGGKRATLLQFNPRARHAVGIAVDTPSTTYVVTDMSGRVIEQLSTRGIGKEAPATAVQRITAELEDLIVKAEIEPSTLVGVGVALAGRQGRGGTRMLRRDAEKYAWEPFAVRDTLKAAIDHPIVVENDSTCAAIGEFWAGKIPSANDFATVYMAAGFGLGLVTNGDVYRGSSSNVGEIGHMVLDVNGPQCWCGGQGCLESLAAPAAVVARAEQHESLAVELGLRGRQSSVRSDFARIARLAAGGDDRCLQLIEESATYLAKALLSITNLLDLDQIILAGPGFSEAGDIYVRIAAQELNRLSFVRAMHPTRVELSKLGPSAAALGAASLVLHSQLTPHQNAARS, encoded by the coding sequence ATGCTCAGAGGCGCGACCGCACAGGAGACGCACAGCGCGATCCTCGACCTGATCCGGTCCAGCGGGACGGTGACCCGGGTCGACCTCGCCGAGCAGTCCGGGCTGACCGGCGCGTCGATCTCCCGGGTGGTCAAGCGGCTGCTTGCCGACGGCCTGATCATCGAGACCGGGTACGGCGACCCGACCGGCGGCAAACGCGCCACCCTGCTGCAGTTCAACCCGCGCGCGCGGCACGCGGTCGGGATCGCCGTCGACACGCCGAGTACGACGTACGTCGTCACCGACATGAGCGGTCGGGTCATCGAGCAACTGTCCACGCGCGGCATCGGCAAGGAAGCGCCCGCGACCGCTGTGCAGCGGATCACCGCGGAGCTCGAGGACCTGATCGTGAAGGCCGAGATCGAGCCGTCGACGCTCGTCGGGGTCGGGGTCGCGCTGGCCGGCCGTCAGGGTCGCGGCGGGACCCGGATGCTGCGCAGGGACGCGGAGAAGTACGCCTGGGAGCCCTTCGCCGTACGGGACACGTTGAAGGCGGCGATCGACCATCCCATCGTGGTGGAGAACGATTCGACCTGCGCGGCGATCGGGGAGTTCTGGGCCGGCAAGATCCCGTCCGCGAACGACTTCGCGACGGTCTACATGGCGGCCGGCTTCGGCCTCGGCCTGGTGACGAACGGCGACGTGTACCGCGGTTCGTCGTCGAACGTCGGCGAGATCGGCCACATGGTCCTCGACGTCAACGGTCCGCAGTGCTGGTGCGGCGGTCAGGGCTGCCTGGAGAGTCTCGCGGCGCCGGCCGCCGTCGTCGCCCGCGCGGAACAGCACGAGTCGCTCGCCGTCGAGCTCGGGCTGCGCGGCCGCCAGTCCTCGGTCCGCTCGGACTTCGCCAGGATCGCGCGCCTCGCGGCCGGTGGCGACGACCGGTGCCTGCAGCTGATCGAGGAGTCCGCGACGTACCTCGCGAAGGCGCTGCTCTCGATCACCAACCTGCTCGACCTGGACCAGATCATCCTGGCCGGGCCGGGCTTCAGCGAGGCCGGCGACATCTATGTCCGGATCGCCGCGCAGGAGCTCAACCGGCTGTCGTTCGTCCGCGCGATGCACCCGACCCGCGTCGAGCTGTCCAAACTCGGCCCGAGCGCGGCGGCCCTGGGAGCCGCCTCACTCGTCCTGCACAGCCAACTCACCCCACACCAGAACGCAGCACGCTCCTAG
- a CDS encoding zinc-binding dehydrogenase: protein MKAIRLHAFGPAENLVYEDVPDPTPGPGTVLVDVEAAGVHLVDTMIRAGTTGDSPIPVPELPTIPGREVAGRVLGAGPDVNPSWIGKRVVVHLGMVPGGYAERAVAKVESLYELADHVDAAQAVAAIGTGRTTAGILQQAQLTMEDVVLVTSAAGGIGSYLIQAARNVGAIAIGLAGGPAKVELVRSLGANHALDYRDPAWADQLRTILADTPATVLLDGVGGPTGQQAFDLLAPGARALLFGWSGGGPIEFTHTDLMTRSLTVGWALGARMAAQLRTLEAAALTETTTGRWKALTTTFPLSEAAAAHHALETRATTGKVVLIP from the coding sequence GTGAAAGCGATCAGACTGCACGCGTTCGGCCCGGCGGAGAACCTCGTCTACGAGGACGTCCCGGACCCTACCCCTGGCCCCGGCACGGTGCTCGTCGACGTCGAGGCCGCGGGCGTCCATCTCGTCGACACGATGATCCGCGCGGGGACGACCGGCGACAGCCCGATTCCGGTGCCTGAATTGCCGACGATCCCGGGGCGCGAGGTCGCGGGCCGGGTGCTCGGGGCCGGACCGGACGTGAACCCGTCCTGGATCGGGAAGCGGGTCGTCGTCCATCTCGGCATGGTTCCCGGCGGGTACGCCGAACGGGCGGTCGCGAAGGTCGAGTCGCTGTACGAGCTCGCGGACCACGTCGACGCTGCCCAGGCCGTCGCCGCGATCGGTACCGGCCGCACCACCGCAGGCATCCTCCAGCAGGCGCAGCTCACGATGGAGGACGTCGTACTCGTCACGTCAGCCGCCGGCGGAATCGGCAGCTATCTGATCCAGGCCGCCCGCAACGTCGGCGCGATCGCCATCGGCCTGGCCGGCGGTCCGGCGAAGGTGGAGTTGGTCCGTTCGCTGGGCGCCAACCACGCGCTCGACTACCGCGACCCGGCCTGGGCGGACCAGCTCAGAACCATCCTGGCCGACACCCCAGCGACGGTCCTGCTCGACGGCGTCGGCGGCCCCACCGGCCAACAAGCCTTCGACCTGCTGGCCCCCGGTGCCCGAGCCCTCCTGTTCGGCTGGTCCGGCGGCGGCCCGATCGAATTCACCCACACCGACCTGATGACCCGAAGCCTGACCGTCGGCTGGGCCCTCGGCGCGCGCATGGCCGCCCAACTCCGCACCCTGGAAGCCGCCGCTCTCACCGAAACCACGACCGGCCGCTGGAAGGCCCTGACCACCACCTTCCCCTTGTCCGAAGCAGCCGCCGCCCACCACGCCCTGGAAACCCGAGCCACCACCGGCAAGGTCGTCCTCATCCCCTGA
- a CDS encoding YnfA family protein produces MTVLRSILLFVLAAVAEIGGAWLIWQGWREHRGVLWIAAGIVALGAYGFVATFQPDPNFGRILAAYGGIFVAGSLAWAVLLDNFKPDRYDLAGATICLLGVAIIMYAPRGT; encoded by the coding sequence GTGACCGTGCTGCGGTCGATCCTCCTCTTCGTCCTCGCCGCCGTCGCGGAGATCGGCGGCGCCTGGCTGATCTGGCAGGGCTGGCGCGAACACCGCGGCGTCCTCTGGATCGCGGCCGGAATAGTTGCCCTGGGCGCCTACGGCTTCGTCGCCACCTTCCAGCCCGACCCCAACTTCGGCCGCATCCTCGCCGCCTACGGCGGCATCTTCGTCGCCGGCTCCCTGGCCTGGGCCGTCCTCCTGGACAACTTCAAACCCGACCGCTACGACCTGGCCGGCGCCACCATCTGCCTCCTCGGCGTAGCCATCATCATGTACGCCCCCCGAGGTACCTGA
- a CDS encoding MerR family transcriptional regulator, which translates to MKPSEVAAAAGVNLQTLRYYERRGLLAEPARTLGGHRQYPAEAITTLRVIKAAQRLGFTLAEISDLLATATHRHARGEGAGLQARAQEKLHDVEAKIADLTVIAETLRAGIAAGCEDLETCAGDPDCPLPFASIGATPGEHTGSVPPPAGGRP; encoded by the coding sequence GTGAAACCCAGCGAGGTAGCAGCCGCTGCCGGGGTGAACCTGCAGACCCTCAGGTACTACGAACGCCGCGGACTCCTGGCCGAACCGGCCCGGACTCTCGGCGGCCACCGCCAGTACCCCGCCGAGGCGATCACGACGCTCCGCGTGATCAAGGCCGCCCAGCGCCTCGGCTTCACGCTCGCCGAGATCTCCGACCTCCTCGCCACCGCGACCCACCGGCACGCCCGCGGTGAGGGAGCCGGCCTCCAGGCCCGCGCCCAGGAGAAACTGCACGACGTGGAAGCCAAGATCGCCGACCTCACCGTCATCGCCGAAACGCTCCGCGCCGGCATCGCCGCCGGCTGCGAGGACCTGGAGACCTGCGCGGGTGATCCCGACTGCCCGCTCCCGTTCGCGAGCATCGGCGCAACTCCCGGCGAGCACACGGGATCCGTACCCCCACCCGCGGGCGGTCGCCCGTGA